Proteins encoded within one genomic window of Lysobacterales bacterium:
- a CDS encoding polysaccharide deacetylase family protein has product MPLLQAARRLLRRDLRVYAWHRVRPLDDGFTFDPSLVSATPEAFRDQVRHLRDRYRPVRCADLAEALAGGRPLPRDAVLLTFDDGYDDNFRFAFPILRELGVPALFFVATGHIDSGEPFAYDWLVHLLLTATPSATRLPAPLDDLHVPPGRQARLELAWQALDRLKALSATDQEAWIGSVAGIGGAAPACAHPDCRPMDWDMLRAMRAGGMEIGSHGVSHRMLAKLDDAALLAEIRGSRARLDEQLVQDTLAISYPVGGDDSFDARVLAAVEDAGYAFAFTYNNGSNRWPPARRHALLRQSVEADMDADWFAGIAALPELFAHPSVQRTYPA; this is encoded by the coding sequence ATGCCGCTGCTGCAGGCCGCGCGCCGGCTGCTGCGCCGCGACCTTCGCGTCTATGCCTGGCACAGGGTCCGGCCGCTCGACGACGGCTTCACGTTCGACCCCAGTCTGGTCAGTGCCACACCGGAGGCATTCCGCGACCAGGTCCGGCACCTGCGCGACCGGTACCGGCCGGTGCGCTGCGCCGACCTCGCCGAGGCGCTCGCCGGCGGCCGGCCACTGCCGCGCGACGCCGTGCTGCTGACCTTCGACGACGGCTACGACGACAACTTCCGGTTCGCCTTCCCGATCCTGCGCGAGCTCGGGGTTCCGGCGCTGTTCTTCGTGGCGACTGGCCACATCGACAGCGGCGAGCCATTCGCCTACGACTGGCTGGTGCACCTGTTGCTGACCGCCACGCCGAGCGCCACCCGTTTGCCGGCGCCGCTCGACGACCTGCACGTGCCGCCCGGGAGACAGGCCAGGCTGGAGCTCGCCTGGCAGGCCCTCGACCGCCTCAAGGCGCTGTCCGCCACCGACCAGGAGGCGTGGATCGGCTCGGTCGCAGGCATCGGCGGTGCGGCCCCGGCGTGCGCGCACCCGGACTGCCGGCCGATGGACTGGGACATGCTGCGCGCGATGCGGGCGGGCGGCATGGAGATCGGCTCGCACGGCGTCAGCCACCGGATGCTGGCCAAACTGGACGACGCAGCGCTGCTCGCGGAGATTCGCGGCTCGCGGGCGCGACTCGACGAGCAACTGGTCCAGGACACGCTGGCGATCTCCTACCCGGTGGGCGGCGACGACAGCTTCGACGCCCGGGTGCTGGCCGCCGTCGAAGACGCCGGCTATGCCTTCGCGTTCACCTACAACAACGGCAGCAACCGGTGGCCACCGGCCCGTCGCCATGCCTTGCTGCGGCAGTCCGTCGAGGCCGACATGGATGCCGACTGGTTCGCCGGAATCGCGGCCCTGCCCGAGCTGTTCGCCCATCCGTCGGTGCAGCGGACCTACCCGGCATGA
- a CDS encoding J domain-containing protein: protein MADDTDFIGLYRELDIGADCDPEAFRLAYRRRVADLHPDRTGDPAAAEALKSLNLRYAAALAFAREHGRLPGSVPSASRSAPRPAPASARGGGLPASRAQPPAAGGLLRVLLLVAVVIGAIWMFLPAGDGEGGGAPGHFSGAAATLPVAARRPAGAPLALGQDGTTVRAGQGEPVSRSSPRWLYGPSWIEFHCDRVVDWYSSPLRPLNSSADRPPTGPAADRRPCPQAVVDGAATRSGDRP, encoded by the coding sequence ATGGCCGACGACACCGACTTCATCGGGCTGTACCGCGAGCTGGACATCGGCGCAGACTGCGATCCGGAGGCGTTCCGACTGGCCTACCGGCGGCGCGTCGCCGACCTGCATCCCGACCGCACCGGCGACCCTGCCGCGGCCGAGGCCCTCAAGTCGCTCAACCTGCGCTACGCCGCCGCCCTGGCGTTCGCGCGCGAACACGGTCGGCTGCCCGGCTCGGTCCCGAGTGCGTCGCGCAGCGCTCCCCGCCCGGCACCGGCATCGGCGCGCGGCGGCGGGCTGCCGGCATCGCGCGCTCAGCCGCCCGCGGCCGGCGGCCTGCTGCGCGTGCTGCTGTTGGTGGCGGTGGTGATCGGCGCGATCTGGATGTTCCTGCCGGCCGGCGACGGCGAGGGTGGCGGCGCCCCCGGCCACTTCTCCGGGGCGGCAGCGACGCTGCCGGTCGCGGCACGGCGGCCGGCTGGGGCGCCGCTCGCGCTCGGCCAGGATGGCACCACCGTGCGCGCCGGCCAGGGTGAGCCCGTCTCGCGCAGCAGCCCGAGGTGGCTGTACGGACCCTCGTGGATCGAGTTCCACTGCGATCGCGTCGTCGACTGGTACAGCTCTCCCCTGCGCCCGCTGAACAGCAGCGCGGATCGTCCGCCGACCGGCCCTGCGGCCGACCGGCGCCCCTGCCCGCAAGCGGTCGTCGATGGCGCCGCGACACGTTCCGGAGATCGACCATGA
- a CDS encoding class I SAM-dependent methyltransferase codes for MSRFATRLARGARRLWMKYAMRGVGGADAWQRLDHAYAVPDPWHMDSALEQARFAQTNALIAATFGRVGSILELGCGEGHQTRWLREVADQVCGIDVSARAIERARLRVPEADFAVADIHGQPFGDQPGRFDLVVACEVLYYIKDIPATLTRMSELGRDCLATFYAPALSRVGPHLAAIPDLHKDWMQHNGVTWLVCWWRNP; via the coding sequence ATGAGCCGATTCGCCACCCGGCTGGCGCGCGGTGCGCGCCGGCTGTGGATGAAGTACGCGATGCGCGGCGTCGGCGGCGCCGACGCCTGGCAGCGCCTGGACCACGCCTATGCCGTGCCCGACCCCTGGCACATGGACTCGGCGCTGGAGCAGGCACGCTTCGCCCAGACCAACGCCCTGATCGCCGCGACCTTCGGTCGGGTCGGCAGCATCCTGGAGCTGGGCTGCGGCGAGGGCCACCAGACCCGCTGGCTGCGCGAGGTTGCCGACCAGGTCTGCGGCATCGACGTCAGCGCCCGCGCCATCGAGCGCGCCCGGCTTCGGGTGCCGGAGGCCGATTTCGCGGTCGCCGACATCCACGGCCAGCCGTTCGGCGACCAGCCGGGGCGCTTCGACCTGGTGGTCGCCTGCGAGGTGCTCTACTACATCAAGGACATCCCGGCGACGCTGACGCGCATGTCGGAACTGGGCCGCGATTGCCTGGCCACCTTCTACGCGCCGGCGCTGTCCCGGGTCGGCCCGCACCTGGCGGCGATCCCCGACCTGCACAAGGACTGGATGCAGCACAACGGCGTGACCTGGCTGGTCTGCTGGTGGCGCAACCCGTGA
- the asnB gene encoding asparagine synthase (glutamine-hydrolyzing) — MCGLAGFLGEPVPGGEQGALLERMITRLQHRGPDGYGFHVEPGVGLAHARLSIIDLATGEQPIRNADGSTWTVFNGEIFNYVELRATLEAQGHRFYTQSDTEVIVHLYDRYGDAFVEHLNGQFAIVVWDRRRRRLVLARDRVGIRPLFYRRSGGTFWFASEMKALFAAGTGQATLAPAALAQALTFWGTLDPDTVFEDVHSLPPGHLLTIESDGREHLRPWWDWDFDAATGAGARWRGRNRDQAVAELRELLVDAVRLQLRADVPVGAYLSGGLDSSGLVALARRFSDAPVRTFSVAFADAEFDERAHQQAMVAHLGCAHTTLEVDRAAIGAAFPRLIWHTETPVLRTAAVPLMLLSAAVRAAGYKVVLTGEGADEVFGGYDLFKEAKVRRFWARQRDSRWRPRLLERLYGYLANSPVRSPAFAQAFFGQGLEHLHRPVFAHVPRWTTSARALAFLSPQARAACADFDPLAFVEARLPVRAGTWSPLARDQYVEAHTLLSGYLLWSQGDRVAMANSVEGRVPYLDHRVIEFANALPAHWKLRGLTEKDILRRALADLLPPDIAARPKQPYRAPDAASFFVDGEPLDYVADLMSTDRLRATGLFDPVPAGRLFDKARAGRVAGFADNQAFVGILSTQLVDHLFVRGGGLP; from the coding sequence ATGTGCGGCCTGGCCGGATTCCTGGGCGAGCCGGTCCCCGGCGGGGAACAGGGCGCCTTGCTCGAGCGGATGATCACCCGCCTGCAGCACCGCGGACCGGATGGCTACGGCTTCCATGTCGAGCCCGGCGTCGGGCTGGCCCATGCCCGCTTGTCGATCATCGACCTGGCCACCGGCGAGCAACCGATCCGCAATGCCGACGGCAGCACCTGGACGGTGTTCAACGGCGAGATCTTCAACTACGTCGAACTGCGCGCCACGCTCGAGGCGCAGGGCCACCGCTTCTACACGCAATCAGACACCGAGGTCATCGTCCACCTCTACGACCGCTACGGCGACGCCTTCGTCGAGCACCTGAACGGCCAGTTCGCCATCGTCGTTTGGGACCGGCGCCGGCGGCGGCTGGTCCTGGCCCGCGACCGCGTCGGCATCCGGCCCCTGTTCTACCGCCGCAGCGGTGGCACCTTCTGGTTCGCCTCGGAGATGAAGGCGCTGTTCGCCGCCGGCACCGGCCAGGCCACGCTGGCGCCCGCGGCCCTGGCGCAGGCGCTGACCTTCTGGGGCACGCTCGACCCGGACACCGTGTTCGAGGACGTCCACAGCCTGCCGCCGGGGCACCTGCTGACCATCGAGTCCGATGGCCGCGAGCACCTGCGCCCTTGGTGGGACTGGGATTTCGACGCCGCCACCGGCGCCGGTGCGCGCTGGCGCGGCCGCAACCGGGACCAGGCGGTGGCCGAGCTGCGCGAACTGCTGGTCGACGCGGTGCGCTTGCAACTTCGCGCCGACGTGCCGGTCGGCGCCTACCTGAGCGGCGGCCTGGATTCCTCCGGCCTGGTGGCCCTGGCGCGCCGCTTCAGCGACGCCCCGGTGCGGACCTTCTCGGTGGCGTTCGCCGACGCCGAGTTCGACGAGCGCGCCCACCAGCAGGCGATGGTCGCCCACCTGGGCTGCGCGCACACCACCCTGGAGGTCGACCGCGCGGCGATCGGCGCGGCCTTCCCGCGCCTGATCTGGCACACCGAGACGCCGGTGTTGCGCACCGCCGCGGTGCCGCTGATGCTGTTGTCGGCGGCGGTGCGCGCGGCCGGCTACAAGGTGGTGCTGACCGGCGAGGGCGCCGACGAGGTGTTCGGCGGCTACGACCTGTTCAAGGAGGCCAAGGTGCGCCGGTTCTGGGCGCGCCAGCGCGACTCGCGCTGGCGCCCGCGCCTGCTGGAGCGGCTGTACGGCTACCTGGCCAACTCGCCGGTGCGCAGCCCGGCCTTCGCGCAGGCCTTCTTCGGGCAGGGCCTGGAGCATCTGCACCGGCCGGTGTTCGCCCACGTGCCGCGCTGGACCACCTCGGCGCGCGCCCTGGCCTTCCTGTCGCCGCAGGCGCGTGCCGCCTGCGCGGACTTCGATCCGCTTGCCTTCGTCGAGGCACGCCTGCCCGTCCGCGCCGGCACCTGGTCGCCGTTGGCCCGTGACCAGTACGTCGAGGCGCACACCCTGCTGAGCGGCTACCTGCTCTGGTCGCAGGGTGATCGCGTCGCCATGGCCAACTCGGTGGAAGGGCGCGTCCCCTACCTGGACCACCGCGTCATCGAGTTCGCCAATGCCCTGCCCGCGCACTGGAAGCTGCGCGGCCTGACCGAGAAGGACATCCTGCGCCGCGCCCTGGCCGACCTGCTGCCGCCGGACATCGCCGCCCGGCCCAAGCAGCCCTACCGCGCCCCGGATGCCGCCAGCTTCTTCGTCGACGGCGAGCCGCTCGACTACGTGGCCGACCTGATGTCGACGGACCGGTTGCGCGCCACCGGCCTGTTCGACCCGGTCCCGGCCGGCCGCCTGTTCGACAAGGCGCGCGCCGGCCGGGTCGCCGGCTTCGCCGACAACCAGGCCTTCGTGGGCATTCTGTCGACCCAGCTGGTCGACCACCTGTTCGTGCGCGGCGGCGGCCTGCCCTGA
- a CDS encoding acyl carrier protein, producing MAVDEGTLRTEVRTFLLDNLLLARDPAELSDDASLVDLGVIDSTAVLEIVVFLEERYAFKVREAELLPENFGSVLAISGYVARRLAEAA from the coding sequence ATGGCCGTTGATGAGGGCACCCTCCGCACCGAGGTGCGAACCTTCCTGCTGGACAACCTGCTGCTGGCCCGCGACCCGGCCGAGCTGAGCGACGACGCTTCGCTGGTCGACCTTGGCGTGATCGACTCGACGGCCGTGCTGGAGATCGTGGTGTTCCTGGAGGAACGCTACGCCTTCAAGGTCCGCGAGGCCGAGCTGCTGCCGGAGAATTTCGGCTCGGTGCTGGCGATCAGCGGCTACGTGGCACGCCGGCTGGCCGAAGCGGCCTGA
- the prmC gene encoding peptide chain release factor N(5)-glutamine methyltransferase: MDARLAALIARLRNGIAWLPDKPEETPEGSARALWLAAAGQPCSVVAAQGVAALPALDEAGLARLDALVGRRLAGEPLAHLTGRQHFCGLEMLAGRQALVPRVETALLAQAAIAALQRRPDAVDHEAIVLDACTGSGNIALAIAHHCPGARVAGADLSAEAIDLARANARWLGLDDRVRFLAGDLLAPFAALEVAGRVDLLTCNPPYISSAKVPLMAAEIAGHEPAMAFDGGPLGVSLLSRLLEEASAWLRPGGVLVVEVGLGQGPALLRRLARDPAWSKTGGHADASGAIRVLELRRADAAAGD; this comes from the coding sequence GTGGACGCCCGGCTGGCTGCGCTGATCGCCCGCCTGCGCAACGGCATCGCCTGGCTGCCGGACAAGCCCGAGGAGACCCCGGAAGGCAGCGCCCGCGCGCTGTGGCTGGCCGCTGCCGGGCAACCGTGCTCGGTGGTGGCGGCGCAGGGGGTGGCTGCGCTGCCCGCGCTGGACGAGGCGGGACTGGCCCGGCTCGATGCGCTGGTCGGGCGCCGGCTGGCCGGCGAGCCGCTTGCCCACCTGACCGGCCGCCAGCATTTCTGCGGCCTGGAGATGCTGGCCGGCCGCCAGGCCCTGGTGCCCCGGGTCGAGACCGCCCTGCTCGCGCAGGCGGCGATCGCGGCGCTGCAGCGGCGCCCCGATGCGGTCGACCACGAAGCGATCGTCCTTGACGCCTGCACGGGCAGCGGCAACATCGCCTTGGCGATCGCGCACCACTGCCCGGGCGCCCGCGTCGCTGGCGCCGACCTCAGCGCCGAGGCCATCGACCTGGCCCGGGCCAACGCCCGTTGGCTGGGCCTGGACGACCGGGTGCGCTTCCTGGCAGGCGACCTGCTGGCGCCGTTCGCGGCACTTGAGGTCGCCGGGCGCGTCGACTTGCTGACCTGCAACCCGCCCTACATCAGCAGCGCCAAGGTGCCGCTGATGGCCGCCGAGATCGCCGGCCATGAGCCGGCCATGGCCTTCGACGGAGGACCGCTGGGCGTGTCCCTGCTGTCGCGCCTGCTCGAGGAGGCCTCCGCCTGGCTGCGGCCGGGCGGCGTGCTGGTGGTCGAAGTCGGCCTGGGCCAGGGCCCCGCCCTGCTGCGCAGGCTGGCCCGCGACCCGGCCTGGTCGAAGACCGGCGGCCACGCCGATGCAAGCGGCGCGATCCGCGTGCTCGAGCTGCGGCGCGCCGACGCGGCAGCCGGCGACTGA
- a CDS encoding PQQ-dependent sugar dehydrogenase, translating into MTQAGRLVGGAGLLLALALAGAGCRDPGAPPAAGPADPVVVAATPGATEASELGRFRVRELVRGLEHPWSLAFLPDGGLLVSERPGRLRRIDLAVGTVSAPIAGLPRMFVRGQGGLLDIALSPGFGDDHLVYFAWSEANWRGNKAGTTVSRARLDGDSLGPVEPVVRQEPRLSFGTHFGARLAFDDAGLLFVALGDNRVSASAQWLDHLQGKVLRLHPDGRVPEDNPFAGRDDARPEIWSYGHRNIQGMVLHPGTGALWTHEHGPRGGDEINLPVRGGNHGWPLATHGLEYSGAPVPEALATEPEGLVPPLHWWPESPAISGMAFHGGGVLPAWRGNLFVGALAGRALLRLVVEDGRVVHEERLLGGRGERIRDVREGSDGLLYLLTDEVEGRLLRLEPADD; encoded by the coding sequence ATGACGCAAGCAGGACGGCTGGTCGGTGGCGCCGGGCTGCTCCTGGCCCTTGCGCTGGCCGGTGCGGGCTGCCGGGACCCGGGCGCCCCCCCGGCTGCCGGTCCGGCCGATCCGGTGGTGGTCGCCGCAACGCCCGGGGCGACCGAGGCCAGTGAGCTGGGCCGGTTCCGCGTCCGCGAACTGGTTCGCGGCCTGGAGCACCCCTGGAGCCTGGCATTCCTGCCCGACGGCGGCCTGCTGGTCAGCGAGCGGCCCGGGCGCCTGCGCCGGATCGACCTCGCGGTCGGGACGGTCTCGGCGCCGATCGCCGGCCTGCCGCGCATGTTCGTGCGCGGCCAGGGCGGCCTGCTCGACATCGCGCTGTCGCCCGGCTTCGGCGACGACCACCTGGTCTACTTCGCCTGGTCGGAGGCCAACTGGCGCGGCAACAAGGCGGGGACCACGGTGTCGCGGGCGCGCCTGGACGGCGATTCGCTGGGTCCGGTCGAGCCGGTCGTCCGCCAGGAACCCAGGCTCTCGTTCGGCACCCACTTCGGCGCACGCCTGGCGTTCGACGACGCCGGCCTGTTGTTCGTCGCCCTGGGCGACAACCGGGTCAGCGCCAGTGCGCAATGGCTGGACCACCTGCAGGGCAAAGTCCTGCGCCTGCACCCGGATGGTCGGGTGCCGGAGGACAATCCTTTCGCCGGTCGCGACGATGCCCGACCGGAGATCTGGTCGTACGGGCACCGCAACATTCAGGGCATGGTGCTGCATCCGGGCACCGGCGCGCTGTGGACGCACGAACACGGCCCGCGTGGCGGCGACGAGATCAACCTGCCGGTGCGCGGCGGCAACCATGGCTGGCCGCTGGCCACGCACGGGCTCGAATACTCCGGTGCGCCGGTGCCGGAAGCGCTGGCCACCGAGCCGGAGGGCCTGGTGCCGCCGCTGCACTGGTGGCCCGAAAGTCCGGCGATCAGCGGCATGGCCTTCCATGGCGGCGGCGTGCTGCCGGCCTGGCGGGGCAACCTGTTCGTCGGCGCCCTGGCCGGGCGTGCACTGCTCCGGCTGGTCGTGGAGGACGGGCGTGTCGTGCACGAGGAGCGACTGCTGGGCGGGCGCGGCGAGCGCATCCGCGACGTGCGCGAGGGATCGGACGGGCTGCTCTACCTGCTCACCGACGAGGTCGAGGGCAGGCTGCTGCGCCTGGAGCCTGCGGACGACTGA
- a CDS encoding acyl carrier protein, which translates to MFSDDESALADDTSLVRGGLVDSTGILELIMFLETTLGIKVPPEDMTPDNFDTVLAIDAYVGRRMATA; encoded by the coding sequence CTGTTCAGCGACGACGAGTCGGCGCTTGCCGACGACACGTCGCTGGTGCGGGGCGGCCTGGTCGATTCAACCGGCATCCTGGAACTGATCATGTTCCTGGAGACCACCCTCGGCATCAAGGTGCCGCCCGAGGACATGACGCCCGACAATTTCGACACCGTGCTCGCGATCGATGCCTACGTCGGGCGCCGGATGGCGACCGCCTGA
- a CDS encoding AMP-binding protein, which produces MSTLPARLAAQVRAAPDRPALAEGGRALDRAGLWREIAAMAARLQAAGVAAGDRVAVRLANGVDAVAAWYGAWLAGAVVVPLNPQVHARDLVTWLTHSGAIAVIGRDDDAGIAAACAQMPAPVHLLAPSPPAAPPSGGPILADEPQLDAVAPAAIVYTSGTTGTPKGVTLSHGNLHHNTAAIIDYLQLGAEDRGVTVLPFWYAYGASVLNTHLAAGAFLAIETHSQYPHLVVQALERHRATGFSGVPSTFALLLEHGRLDQADLSALRYLTQAGGAMAPALTRRLRAALPAARLFVMYGQTEASARLTFLDPDRVDRKPGAVGGPVAGVELAIRHADGSTALPGEEGEVWARGGNIMAGYWQAPEATAQVLRDGWLRTGDLGRIDEEGDLWLAGRRSDIIKTGAHRVHPVDVEQVIAELPGVREVAVCGVDDALLGQAVAALVVADPAQLSGEMAVKAHCRAHLPTYKIPRLVRFVDALPRTASGKIRRADLATELS; this is translated from the coding sequence ATGAGCACGCTGCCGGCCCGGCTGGCCGCACAGGTCCGTGCCGCGCCGGACCGGCCGGCGCTGGCCGAAGGTGGCCGCGCCCTCGACCGCGCCGGCCTGTGGCGGGAAATCGCCGCAATGGCGGCGCGCCTGCAGGCTGCCGGCGTCGCAGCCGGCGACCGGGTGGCGGTGCGGTTGGCGAACGGCGTCGATGCGGTGGCGGCCTGGTATGGCGCCTGGCTGGCCGGCGCCGTGGTGGTGCCCCTGAATCCGCAGGTGCACGCCCGGGATCTGGTCACCTGGCTGACGCACAGTGGCGCGATCGCCGTCATCGGCCGCGACGACGATGCCGGCATCGCCGCCGCCTGCGCGCAGATGCCGGCTCCCGTGCACCTTCTGGCGCCGTCCCCGCCCGCGGCGCCGCCGTCTGGCGGGCCGATCCTCGCCGATGAACCGCAGCTCGATGCTGTTGCCCCGGCCGCAATCGTGTACACCTCGGGCACCACCGGCACGCCCAAGGGCGTGACGCTCAGTCATGGCAACCTGCACCACAACACCGCGGCAATCATCGACTATCTGCAGCTGGGCGCCGAGGACCGCGGCGTCACCGTGCTGCCGTTCTGGTACGCCTATGGCGCGTCGGTGCTCAACACCCACCTTGCCGCCGGCGCCTTCCTGGCGATCGAGACCCACAGCCAGTATCCGCACCTGGTGGTGCAGGCGCTCGAGCGCCATCGCGCCACGGGCTTCTCGGGCGTGCCCTCGACCTTCGCCCTGCTGCTCGAGCACGGCCGGCTCGACCAGGCCGACCTGTCCGCGCTGCGCTACCTGACCCAGGCCGGCGGTGCCATGGCGCCGGCACTGACCCGGCGGCTGCGTGCCGCGCTGCCGGCGGCCCGGTTGTTCGTCATGTACGGACAGACCGAGGCCAGCGCCCGGCTCACCTTTCTCGACCCGGACCGCGTCGACCGCAAGCCCGGCGCGGTCGGCGGGCCGGTGGCCGGCGTCGAGCTGGCCATCCGGCACGCCGACGGCAGCACCGCGCTGCCCGGCGAGGAGGGCGAGGTGTGGGCGCGCGGCGGCAACATCATGGCCGGCTACTGGCAGGCGCCCGAGGCCACCGCGCAGGTGCTGCGCGACGGCTGGCTGCGCACCGGCGACCTCGGCCGGATCGACGAGGAGGGCGACCTGTGGCTGGCCGGGCGGCGCAGCGACATCATCAAGACCGGCGCCCACCGCGTGCATCCGGTGGACGTCGAGCAGGTGATCGCCGAGCTGCCCGGCGTGCGCGAGGTCGCCGTCTGCGGCGTCGACGACGCCCTGCTGGGGCAGGCGGTGGCGGCCCTGGTGGTTGCCGATCCGGCGCAGTTATCCGGCGAGATGGCGGTGAAGGCGCACTGCCGCGCGCACCTGCCGACCTACAAGATCCCGCGCCTGGTGCGCTTCGTGGACGCCCTGCCGCGCACCGCTTCAGGCAAGATACGTCGTGCCGACCTCGCCACGGAGCTGTCATGA
- the nadE gene encoding NAD(+) synthase, giving the protein MSRLHPAVLEIDCSAEAERIAEALRNSVARVLRRRGLVVAISGGIDSSVCAALAVRALGPERVFCLILPERDSDDDSAARANLLAAHLGVRVETVDIAPTLAAIGCYAQRDAAVRSVLSDYDERWRFKLAITGGSEGLVNRFKLIARDPDGGDHECELPLDAYLTIVAATNFKQRVRKTLEYFHADRLNYAVVGTPNRLEYDQGFFVKNGDGSADVKPIAHLYKSQVYAMARHLGLPERICAAVPTTDTYSLEQGQDEFYFALPYRQMDLALWALNHGHPAGELAQALGIDEARARAVFADIAAKRRATSYLHRPPVLVEPVPEPHGH; this is encoded by the coding sequence ATGAGTCGTTTGCACCCTGCCGTTCTCGAGATCGATTGCAGCGCCGAAGCCGAACGCATCGCGGAGGCGCTGCGCAACAGCGTGGCGCGCGTGCTGCGCCGACGCGGACTGGTGGTGGCGATTTCCGGCGGCATCGACAGCTCGGTGTGCGCCGCGCTGGCGGTCCGGGCGCTGGGACCGGAGCGCGTGTTCTGCCTGATCCTGCCCGAGCGCGACTCCGACGACGACAGCGCCGCGCGCGCCAACCTGCTGGCGGCGCACCTGGGCGTACGCGTGGAAACTGTCGACATCGCGCCGACCCTGGCTGCGATCGGCTGCTACGCGCAGCGCGATGCCGCCGTGCGCAGCGTGCTGTCCGACTACGACGAGCGCTGGCGCTTCAAGCTGGCGATCACCGGCGGCAGCGAGGGCCTGGTCAACCGCTTCAAGCTGATCGCCCGCGACCCCGACGGCGGCGACCACGAGTGCGAGCTGCCGCTGGACGCCTATCTGACCATCGTCGCCGCCACCAACTTCAAGCAGCGCGTCCGCAAGACCCTGGAGTACTTTCACGCCGACCGCCTGAACTATGCCGTGGTCGGCACGCCGAACCGGCTGGAGTACGACCAGGGCTTCTTCGTGAAGAACGGCGACGGCAGCGCCGACGTCAAGCCGATCGCCCATCTGTACAAGAGCCAGGTCTACGCGATGGCCCGCCACCTGGGTCTGCCCGAGCGCATCTGCGCCGCGGTGCCGACCACCGACACCTATTCCCTGGAGCAGGGCCAGGACGAATTCTATTTCGCGCTGCCCTACCGGCAGATGGACCTGGCGCTGTGGGCGCTCAACCATGGCCATCCCGCCGGCGAGCTCGCCCAGGCACTGGGCATCGATGAGGCGCGGGCGCGCGCGGTCTTCGCCGACATCGCCGCCAAGCGCCGCGCCACCAGCTACCTGCACCGGCCGCCGGTCCTGGTCGAGCCGGTGCCGGAGCCGCACGGCCACTGA
- a CDS encoding PQQ-dependent sugar dehydrogenase produces MDNGIGRRLALAMALAAPTTAAAQLRLQPVATGLEGPTALAQPEDGSGRLFVLERPGRIRIIEADGTLAATPWYQREVNTHDTEQGLLGIAFDPAFRDNGTVYIAYSATPAEQWGLVVRRLTAADPAAATFQGSDRQILRVTGLVANHNGGDLHLGPDGMLYVAVGAGTGKPEDHPWAGTTDDLRGKILRLDVRPQARPARGAGTCGSAGGRVGYGIPDDNPWAGRGGQCGEIWLHGLRNPWRFALDPFDGAIWIGDVGVDREELSRWHPDQPTRDLGFPRCQAHHDWPSTGATDCPQRTGSLAPVYAYAGGDNGRCAIIGGRRYRGPVAALAGAYVFGDACSGEVLAARAEGEGWKVRVLPVSMPRGYGSISSFGEDVQGHLYVLDHAHGTVHRLQGD; encoded by the coding sequence ATGGACAACGGAATCGGGCGCCGCCTGGCGCTGGCGATGGCGCTGGCGGCGCCGACGACGGCGGCGGCGCAGCTGCGCCTGCAGCCGGTGGCTACCGGGCTGGAGGGACCCACCGCGCTGGCCCAGCCCGAGGACGGCAGCGGCCGGCTGTTCGTGCTGGAGCGTCCCGGGCGGATCCGAATCATCGAAGCCGACGGCACCCTGGCGGCGACGCCCTGGTACCAGCGCGAGGTCAACACCCACGATACCGAGCAGGGCCTGCTGGGGATCGCCTTTGACCCCGCCTTCCGCGACAACGGCACCGTCTATATCGCCTACAGTGCGACGCCGGCCGAGCAGTGGGGCCTGGTGGTGCGCCGGCTGACCGCGGCCGATCCGGCGGCGGCGACGTTCCAGGGCAGCGACCGCCAGATCCTGCGGGTGACCGGCCTGGTCGCCAACCACAACGGCGGCGACCTGCACCTGGGTCCGGACGGCATGCTCTACGTGGCCGTCGGCGCCGGCACCGGCAAGCCCGAGGACCATCCCTGGGCCGGCACCACCGACGACCTGCGCGGCAAGATCCTGCGTCTGGACGTGCGGCCGCAGGCGCGGCCGGCGCGCGGCGCCGGCACCTGCGGCAGCGCCGGCGGCCGGGTCGGCTACGGCATTCCGGACGACAATCCCTGGGCCGGGCGCGGCGGCCAGTGCGGCGAGATCTGGCTGCATGGCCTGCGCAATCCCTGGCGGTTCGCGCTGGACCCGTTCGACGGCGCGATCTGGATCGGCGACGTCGGCGTCGACCGCGAAGAGCTGTCGCGCTGGCATCCGGACCAACCCACCCGCGACCTCGGCTTCCCGCGTTGCCAGGCCCACCATGACTGGCCCTCGACCGGCGCAACGGACTGCCCGCAGCGCACCGGTAGCCTGGCACCGGTGTATGCCTATGCCGGCGGCGACAACGGCCGCTGCGCCATCATCGGCGGCCGCCGCTATCGCGGCCCGGTCGCCGCCCTGGCCGGCGCCTACGTGTTCGGCGACGCCTGCTCCGGCGAAGTGCTGGCGGCGCGCGCCGAGGGCGAGGGCTGGAAGGTGCGCGTGTTGCCGGTCTCGATGCCGCGCGGCTACGGCAGCATCTCCTCGTTCGGCGAGGACGTGCAGGGCCACCTGTACGTGCTCGATCACGCCCACGGCACCGTGCACCGGCTGCAGGGCGACTGA